The nucleotide sequence ACACTGCTCGGGGGTAAGGGGGCTGGGCAGGAACAGAACTTTCCACTCTGCTGTGGCAGCCTAAGATTAATAATGGAAAGTAGAACTCAATATGCCTTCGGGGAGCATGGTTCTGTGGGGCTTAGATCACAGGGCTGGGGTTAATGCATAAACAGATGAAGATAAAATGGGGTCCCTGAAGGAGAGAAGTGGAAGACCAAAGTAGTAACAAGTACAGAGAGATCTATGACCACGTTTACCTTAGAGGCCCAGCAGCAATGACAGTAAGAGTGGAAGGAGCCTCAGATTTGGAGCCAGCAATTGGGTTTGCTGAGAAGTCTGTGAGTTGCAGAAGAGTTCCTGTCTTAGGGCTTATAGCAACAACTGTAGTTTTCCCCATAAATCATGgttctttttctagtttggaTGACATCTTCTATGGAAGTGGGAGAAGAAAGCCTCGTTTTCACAAGCCAAAGAAAATCCTAGAATGAGAGAAAAGGTAGAACATTCAGGAACACCTTCCCCCAGCTTCATTGCTAGactttttcccttttattaaacaaatatctaCGTAGaactcactatgtgccaggcactgttctaggccctTTGGGTACAGCTTCCAAAGGGCACTGTCTTGGCATAGGGTCTCACACAGGCTAATTTAGAGGTCTGCTTCCCCAGCACCCCAGGGATCATGTAGAGAGAGATGTGTTCACCTGTGGTCTGAGGACTTAAAGGAGAGCCAAAGAGTTTATTTTAGAGGACAAAAGTAGGAGTGGCAATAGTGTTAGAaacccttttcttctctcctcctacAGACAGAACTATTCTATTTAATTAACATTTGGTGTGTGTCTAACATACTATGTGTCTGACATTATGCTAGGCACATTTGCATACTTTATATCATTTTATCCTCACCCTTGATGCTGGGTATTTTTCCTAtgttacagaagaagaaaataaagttgaagtaagttaaataatttgcctgagatcacacagaATGTGCTAAGGCTGGAAGAAGACTTGGAGATCTTGTGACTGCTAAAGCCAAAGTTTAAAAAACTACGCAGTCCTGAGTGAGCCCATATAATGAAAGGCACATTGGGCTAGGAAGTCTACACAGCTCCTAGGAGGTATAATATACATTCTGGTCCAGTTAAGGAGTGAGGACATTATAataggtaacatttattgagtgcttactgtaaATTAGTGTGCTAAGTGCATTTGAGtagattgtctttcttttttttttttttgtgacagagtctcactctgtcacccaggctggagtgcagtggcatgatctcagctcatggcaacctctgcctcccagattcaagtgattctcctgcctcagcctcccaagtagctgggactacaggcacccaccatcacgccctgctaatttttgtatttttagtagagacagggtttagccatgctggccaggctgatccagaactcctgacctcaagtgatctgcccaccttggcctcccaaagtgctgggattacaggtgtgagccactgcgccccacctgCAGACTGTCTTTTTTAGTGGTCACAATAATCTCATGAGATCATTATTGTTTTTACTCCCATTTcgctgatgagaaaactgagtcagaGACGTTAAGTGATTTGCCCTAAGATCACAGAACTAGGCTTTGAATCCAAGCAACTTGTCTCCAAAGGCCCTGATTTTTACAGCtatcttatatataaaaagataccAGGTAGCATTTGCTGAGGTTCAAATAATGGCTATGGATAAGGATGTCAGAGAAAGGTGAGGTCCCCTGAAGATGAAAGTATAAAGGAAGGGACACTTCTAGAAGGGGAAAAAGCAGTAAAGGCCTAGGTTACCATGGTGTGACAGGAGCACTAAGAAACAGATGACTTTGACTGCAGAAGAGGGTTTGTAGCCCTGGAGATTGGAAATTCTAGAAATCTTACATATTTCTCCTCCCTTGGTCCCAGTCTTAGaaggttggccaggtgcagtggctcacgcctgtaatcccagcactttgggagaccaaggcgggtggatcatgaggttaggagttcaagaccagcctggccaacatagtgaaaccccgtctctattaagaatacaaaaaaattatctgggcatggtggcgcatgcctgtagtcccagctacttgggaggctgaggcaagagaatcacttgaacccaggaggtgaaggttgcagtgagctgaaatcgccctactgcactccagcttgggcaacagagtgagacttcgtctcaaaaacaaaaacaaaacaaaacaaaaaaaacctgggaGGTCATAGGCCTGTTTGTGGGAGGATATTCCATAAACTGATCTATCCTGTACTCTTTTTGCATTGCAGTATTTCACCTGTCTCGGAAAGTAACATCTCTGGTCCCTGAGAGCTGCCTGCTGATTTTGCTGGGCCTGGTGCTAGGGGGCATTGTTTTGGCTGTGGCCAAGAAAGCTGAGTACCAGCTGGAGCCAGgcaccttcttcctcttcctgctgcCTCCTATTGTGTTGGACTCAGGCTATTTCATGCCTAGCAGACTGTTCTTTGACAACTTGGGTGCCATCCTCACCTATGCCGTGGTAGGCACACTCTGGAATGCCTTCACAACAGGCGCTGCCCTCTGGGGCTTGCAGCAGGCTGGACTTGTAGGTGAGTGACCCTAAGACCTGGGCTTTGCCGGACCCATcacccctctcccttctcctcaaGCTCTGGAGGTCCATGCTGGTGTGAGCCATGCCCTGATAACTCCATCCTAGGTCCCTCCCTCTGGAGTGCAAGGCAGTGCTCCCGATGGGGTTCAGGCCTCATCTAGGTCTCTGCCAGTCTGGGCTTCTGCAGCATAACAGCTGAGCAGGAGCCTGGCTCCCAGCTGTGTGTGGGCTGCCAAGGCTGGGGAGCCTGCGTTACCACTCTGTTGCCTCCTGCCCTCTGTTACCACATTGCCACTTGCCAGCCCTGCTCCCCTGAGGCACAGCTGCACATCATTTCTGCAAGGGCCTTCTGTCCTGGCTCTCCCCAGTCCAGGTCAGggtggttttctgtttttattattattattattttcttaactatatgttgtctagaataaattcattattttaaaacatttattttttaagtaaatataataggtatttaaaaaataaataactattataAATCCATCAAATGCTGGCACTACACTGGGTTTTCTCTCCTTACCTATCCCACTGACTCTTCATAGCAAACCTTTTGTGTAGTTTGTCACATTTAATGGATGAGGAAATAGAGCCCCTTACATTTGTTTGCTATCAGGTCCAAGGTTAGCAGAAGaggtctgttttttgttgttgttgttgtttcttgtttttttgagatggagtctcactcttgtccaggctggagtgcaatggcatgatcttggtttactgcaacctccacctcctgggttcaagcagttctcctgccttagcctcctgagtagctggaattacaagcatgtgccaccacacccggctaatttttgtatttttagtagagatggggtttcaccatgttggccaggctagtcttgaactcgtgagctcaggtgatctgcccgccttgacctctcaaagtgctacgattacaggcgtgagccaccgcacctggcatcAGGTCTGTTTTACTGAGGCTCTTTGCCTTTAGGTTGCCCTCTCTTGCTATCTTCTTTATTTCCTAACGCAAGAAATTCATTCAACCCTCAAGGTTGATGATTCACACTTTTTCCAAGGTATTACAAGAAAACGTTTACAATTGCTACCTGGGACTCTAACCTGGTTTCCCTATTGAGGTAGTGAACTATTTGgggcaggaagggaagggaggacaTCAGATCATAATAACAGTAATAGATAATATCTTTTGGGTGCTTAGTATATGTTAGGCATTGGCTAACTAAGGAAATTTTATTAGTTTCAATTGTAGACTAGTAAGTCTCAATTGGAGACTCATGGAGAAACTGGGGCTCATAGAAATTATATGACATATTCAAGTCCCATCTGTGGTGCTTTTCTTACTATATTCAGTCCTCCACCCCTGCTGAGAATTGTGTCACATCCCTTTGGCTAGGAACCACAGGTATGGGAGAAAGCACTCTTTTGTTATTCTCCCTAACAAAAATAGTTGGCAGCCAATTTCCATTTGCTGGTAGTCATTATTACTGTTGCTACAGTGTTTTCtccctattttattatttatttttttttgagactgagtctcactctgtcacctgggctggagtgcagtggcacgatctcggctcactgcagcctccgcttccctggttcaagtgattctcctgcctcagcctcccaggtatctgggattacaggcatgcaccactgcacctggctactttttatatttttagtagagacagggtttcaccatgttggccaggctggtcttgaactcctgacctcaggtgatccagccggcctcggcctcccaaaatgctgggattatagtcgtgagtcactgtgcctggcctttttccCTATTCTAAATGGCTGGGTTGAGTTTTGAAACAATCttgtgaggcaggcagatgaggAGGCATGGCTTAAGGTAAGCCATATGACAGTGACAGAACCAGCATCATACAGTtggtaagtggcaaagccaggccTTAGGCATAGGTAGTCTTTTGATCTGCAGGCTGATGCTGTCTTTGCCAGCCCAAGTCCTCTTTGGGCTTCCTTGTTGTATCAGCAGGGGTGGAGCTTGGGCTTGTCCCAGGGCGTGCTGCAGGAGACTGGGTCGTCTTCAATGACTGGCCTGTTCTACATGTGTCCCTTAATAGCCCCTAGGGTGCAGGCTGGCTTACTGGACTTTCTGCTGTTTGGGAGCCTCATCTCGGCGGTGGACCCCGTGGCCGTGCTAGCTGTCTTTGAGGAGGTGCACGTCAATGAGACTCTCTTTATCATCGTCTTTGGCGAGTCCCTGCTCAACGATGCAGTCACCGTGGTGAGCGTGCTCAGCTGACTGCCATTCCCTGACCCCAGGCTGCATGCTCTGACCAGCTAGGGGTCTGTGCAGACTCAGACCCTTCCCGTGGGTCCCCTGGGGGCAGAAATATGCTGTCTGCTTTCACTGTCTCCCAGCAGTCCCAGTTGCTGCCTTCCCACCTCACTGCTGACTCTCCTCTTCTCGCTCAGGTGCTGTACAAGGTCTGCAACTCCTTTGTGGAGATGGGCTCTGCCAACGTGCAGGCCACTGACTACCTGAAGGGAGTCGGTCAGTATTTCCCTGCTCCCAGCTGGCACTGGAGGTCTGCCTCCCCTGGGTTGCTGAGGCCCTCCCACCCCACATCAGGACAGAGGAGGCTATTCGGGTTGCCTCATCTCCTCCACTCCTCTATAGATAAATGGGGTCTGGGAGGGGCTTGCCAGGGATCCTGGCTCTGGGTTTTGAGCTCCTGGAAGTGCGGTGGGCATCATCTCTCACTCCCTGCCAGGCAGCAGTCTTGTCAGCCCAGGTAGGGTCCAGGCCAGGGGTCATGCTGACAACccactcctcccccagcctccctgttTGTGGTCAGTCTGGGCGGGGCAGCCGTGGGCTTAGTCTTTGCCTTCCTCCTGGCCCTGACCACACGCTTCACCAAGCGGGTCCGCATCATCGAGCCGCTGCTGGTCTTCCTCCTCGCCTACGCAGCCTACCTCACTGCTGAAATGGCCTCGCTCTCCGCCATTCTTGCGTGAGTTCTGGGGGCCTTGCAGGCAGATAGCTGGGAGGGGGCACTGGAGATGGTTGCCCCTCATAGGGACACAGGCAGGAACTTCAGGAGTCCATAGGTTTCCCTGAGCCCTTGTGGTAGTGGGAGCCTCAAACTCTCCTGGGGAGTCAGTAAACCTCAGGCAATATTTCAGGAGCTGCCTCCAGAACTGTCCTCAGCACCCTCAAACTCTCTGGGTATAGGCTGGGCTGGAAATAGACTTCAAGGCCTGGGGCCGCCAGCTCTGGAGGCCATAGCACTTCAGAAGGTGCATCAGAGAGCCCGCTAGTCAGAGCACATTCCTCCCACCTTCCCTTCCAGGAGACACTGAGTGGGAAGCCTGGAGATCTGGACGATTAGCCCAGCACTACCACTCAGTCTTCAGGCCTCCCTGGGCTTCAGCTTTGAGAGTCTGACATCCTGTGATGGGCAATGCCCCCTCCTGCAGTATGCTCAAACCCCAGAGGCTAAGCACCCTGGAACCCTTCCCCACTTGCCCTGTCTCTCCATCCTCTCCCAGGGTAACCATGTGTGGCCTGGGCTGTAAGAAGTATGTGGAGGCCAACATCTCCCATAAGTCACGCACAACTGTCAAATATACAATGAAGACTCTAGCCAGCTGTGCTGAGACCGTCATCTTCATGCTGCTTGGCATCTCAGCTGTGGACTCTTCTAAGTGGGCCTGGGATTCTGGGCTGGTGCTTGGAACCCTCATCTTCATCCTGTTCTTCCGAGCCCTCGGTATTGCTGGCACCTTCTGCTTTCCCACTCTCCTTCCTGTCCCGCCCCTCCCCGCAGCTCATCTCCCCATCTGGGTCCACATCCTTGTCAATTCCTAAGCCTCCTCTTGTTGCTCACTTGTCCCAGTCCCTGTTAGACTTCAGCCCAGATACGTGGTGCCATCCACTCCTGCGTCCTCCACTCCCAACGCTTTGCTCCCACTGGCCTCCCTCCCGCTGTAGGCGTAGTCCTGCAGACCTGGGTGCTGAATCAGTTCCGGCTAGTCCCTCTGGACAAGATTGACCAAGTGGTGATGTCCTATGGGGGCCTGCGGGGGGCTGTGGCCTTTGCTCTCGTCATCCTACTGGATAGGACCAAGGTCCCTGCCAAGGACTACTTTGTAGCCACCACTATTGTAGTGGTCTTCTTCACAGTCATCGTGCAGGTGGGAGTGCCCACAAGGCTGGGTAGGGAGAGGGTTGGGCAGGCCCTGGGGGAGTCTTGAAGCCTATGGGACAGGGGCTTCTCTTCCCACTGGGAGATGGAGGGCCCTGACTTCCCAGACCTTgagtgcagtggggtgggggTACTGAAGCTGAAGCCTCATTATGGGGAGAGAAAGGCAGCAGGGAAATGAATAGGAATAGGGCAGGGCTCACCTCCTGCCTGTCCATAGGGCTTGACCATCAAGCCACTGGTCAAATGGCTGAAGGTGAAGAGGAGTGAGCATCACAAACCCACCCTGAACCAGGAGCTGCATGAGCACGTGGGTACCAGAACCCCAGCCCTCGCCTGTGCCTCTCGACCTTCTCCTATTTTGGGCAGAGTCCTGATCCAGTCCCCCTACCCACCCCCCTTCTAGACTTTTGACCACATTCTGGCTGCAGTGGAGGACGTTGTGGGGCACCATGGCTACCACTACTGGAGGGACAGGTGAGGGAGCTGCCCCGAGGctccttcagcagcagcagccccaCCAGCCAGGGAAGCACGGGGGATGTGCCACACTTCTGAGAAGGGACAGAGCCAGGTTCAGGCTGGGTGACCTCTGCCTGAAACCCCTCAGTGGCATCCCAGTGCTCTCAGGTTAAGACAAGGCTCCCCAGCGTGGCCTGCTTGGCCCTGCATGGTTTGGCAACTGCCAGACTCCAGCCTCGTCGTGCTCTGCTCTGTTTTTAACTGTCTGCCTGCTAATTCCATGGACCCTGCCTTACAGCCTCAGGACCCACCATGTTCCCCCAGCCTGGCCACTGGGACCTTCTCTCTACTAGAACACTCCTTCACCTCCCTCTCACTTACTCAACTTCGATTCATCCTTCACAactcatcataggcttcaattgTTTAGGGaggccttccctggcctccctgGCTAGGACATACCTGTGTCATATTCTCTAATTATCCTTTGTAGTTCTTGTCATGGTTGCAATTTTACAGtaatttgtaataatttcaaTTACTGTCAGGCTTTCCCATGACACTGTAAATTCCATGAGGGCGGGACTAGCCTTGAGATTCTCTCTGGCTGAGGCCCATATCTAAAAAGCCAGGCCAGTGCTGACAGTGTCCTTGCCCCGTCTGAGGAAGGGCCACCTGGCCAGGCCTTGGGAATGGGACTCAGGGCCGGGCCTGGCATCCTCTGTAGGTGGGAGCAGTTTGACAAGAAATACCTGAGTCAGCTACTGATGCGACGGTCAGCTTACCGCATCCGGGACCAGATCTGGGATGTGTACTACAGGCTCAACATCCGGGATGCCATCAGCTTTGTGGACCAGGTGGGCCAGCAGCTACCAGGTGGGCCCGTGGTGGGTAGGCAGATGGGCAGCAGAGCAGGACAGAAAGGGGTGGTAAGCAGGCTGGCCCTGAGCAGGGAGTTGGGAACTCCCAGCTGGCTCCATGGTCTGGTGAAGTGGCAGTGGCAGGAAGCAGCTGGGTCTGGTGCTGACATTCAGAGTCTGGCAGGCAGTCCAGAGAGGTGGGAAATAACTGGACTCTGGAGTCAGCAGATGTGGCTCAACCATTATCACTTCCAAGCTtgtgatcttgggtaagtcaCACTCTCTGAGCCTATTTCCTTAGCTGTAAGAAAGCAGGCataagaggctgggcacggtggctcatgcctgtaatcccagcactgtgggaacctgaggtgggtagatcacttgaggtcaggagtttgagaccagcctggccaacattgtgaaatcctgtctctactaaaaatgcaaaaactagccaggcgtggtgttgcatgcctgtaattccaactactcgggagactgaggcaggagaatcgcttaaatctgggaagcaggctgggtgcggtggctcacacctgtaatcccagcactttgggagaccaaggcgggtggatcatgaggtcaggagttcgagaccagcctggccaacatagtgaaaccccgtctctactaaaaatacaaaaactagccaggcatggtgctgggcacctgcagacccagctacttgggaagctgcggcaggagaattgcttgaaccctggtggagtttgcagtgagaatgcagtgagctgagattataccactgcactctagcctatgtgacagagcgagactccgtctcaaaaaaaaaaaaaaaaaaaaaaaaaatccgggaagcagaggttgcaatgagccgggattgtgctactgcactccagcctgggtgacagagtgactctgtctcaaaaaataataataggccgggtgcggtggctcacgcctgtaatcccagcactttgggaggccgaggcgggtggatcacgaggtcaggagatcgagaccatcct is from Macaca fascicularis isolate 582-1 chromosome 20, T2T-MFA8v1.1 and encodes:
- the SLC9A5 gene encoding sodium/hydrogen exchanger 5 isoform X4; translation: MLRAALSLLALPLAGAAEEPTQKPESPGEPPPGLELFRWQWHEVEAPYLVALWILVASLAKIVFHLSRKVTSLVPESCLLILLGLVLGGIVLAVAKKAEYQLEPGTFFLFLLPPIVLDSGYFMPSRLFFDNLGAILTYAVVGTLWNAFTTGAALWGLQQAGLVAPRVQAGLLDFLLFGSLISAVDPVAVLAVFEEVHVNETLFIIVFGESLLNDAVTVVLYKVCNSFVEMGSANVQATDYLKGVASLFVVSLGGAAVGLVFAFLLALTTRFTKRVRIIEPLLVFLLAYAAYLTAEMASLSAILAVTMCGLGCKKYVEANISHKSRTTVKYTMKTLASCAETVIFMLLGISAVDSSKWAWDSGLVLGTLIFILFFRALGVVLQTWVLNQFRLVPLDKIDQVVMSYGGLRGAVAFALVILLDRTKVPAKDYFVATTIVVVFFTVIVQGLTIKPLVKWLKVKRSEHHKPTLNQELHEHTFDHILAAVEDVVGHHGYHYWRDRWEQFDKKYLSQLLMRRSAYRIRDQIWDVYYRLNIRDAISFVDQGGHVLSSTGLTLPSMPSRNSVAETSVTNLLRESGSGACLDLQVIDTVRSGRDREDAVMHHLLCGGLYKPRRRETLRCAQAHESFPPPQPVQRRSSPGRVGRGTWQCTCPRKPPRLCLWTCRPVGTRASHPWRA
- the SLC9A5 gene encoding sodium/hydrogen exchanger 5 isoform X2, which encodes MLRAALSLLALPLAGAAEEPTQKPESPGEPPPGLELFRWQWHEVEAPYLVALWILVASLAKIVFHLSRKVTSLVPESCLLILLGLVLGGIVLAVAKKAEYQLEPGTFFLFLLPPIVLDSGYFMPSRLFFDNLGAILTYAVVGTLWNAFTTGAALWGLQQAGLVAPRVQAGLLDFLLFGSLISAVDPVAVLAVFEEVHVNETLFIIVFGESLLNDAVTVVLYKVCNSFVEMGSANVQATDYLKGVASLFVVSLGGAAVGLVFAFLLALTTRFTKRVRIIEPLLVFLLAYAAYLTAEMASLSAILAVTMCGLGCKKYVEANISHKSRTTVKYTMKTLASCAETVIFMLLGISAVDSSKWAWDSGLVLGTLIFILFFRALGVVLQTWVLNQFRLVPLDKIDQVVMSYGGLRGAVAFALVILLDRTKVPAKDYFVATTIVVVFFTVIVQGLTIKPLVKWLKVKRSEHHKPTLNQELHEHTFDHILAAVEDVVGHHGYHYWRDRWEQFDKKYLSQLLMRRSAYRIRDQIWDVYYRLNIRDAISFVDQGGHVLSSTGLTLPSMPSRNSVAETSVTNLLRESGSGACLDLQVIDTVRSGRDREDAVMHHLLCGGLYKPRRRYKASCSRHFISEDAQERQDKEIFQQNMKRRLESFKSTKHNICFTKSKPRPRKNGRRKDGVANAEATNGKPRDLGFQDTAAVILTVESEEEDEESDSSETEKEDDEGIIFVARATSEVLQEGKVSGNLEVCPSPRIIPPSPTCAEKELPWKSGQGDLAVYVSSETTKIVPVDMQTGWNQSISSLESLASPPCNQAPILTCLPPHPRGAEEPQAPLHLPSDPRPSFAFPPSLAKAGRSRSESSADFPQQQELQPLMGHKDHTHLSPGTTTSHWCIQFNRGSRL
- the SLC9A5 gene encoding sodium/hydrogen exchanger 5 isoform X3, with product MLRAALSLLALPLAGAAEEPTQKPESPGEPPPGLELFRWQWHEVEAPYLVALWILVASLAKIVFHLSRKVTSLVPESCLLILLGLVLGGIVLAVAKKAEYQLEPGTFFLFLLPPIVLDSGYFMPSRLFFDNLGAILTYAVVGTLWNAFTTGAALWGLQQAGLVAPRVQAGLLDFLLFGSLISAVDPVAVLAVFEEVHVNETLFIIVFGESLLNDAVTVVLYKVCNSFVEMGSANVQATDYLKGVASLFVVSLGGAAVGLVFAFLLALTTRFTKRVRIIEPLLVFLLAYAAYLTAEMASLSAILAVTMCGLGCKKYVEANISHKSRTTVKYTMKTLASCAETVIFMLLGISAVDSSKWAWDSGLVLGTLIFILFFRALGVVLQTWVLNQFRLVPLDKIDQVVMSYGGLRGAVAFALVILLDRTKVPAKDYFVATTIVVVFFTVIVQGLTIKPLVKWLKVKRSEHHKPTLNQELHEHTFDHILAAVEDVVGHHGYHYWRDRWEQFDKKYLSQLLMRRSAYRIRDQIWDVYYRLNIRDAISFVDQGGHVLSSTGLTLPSMPSRNSVAETSVTNLLRESGSGACLDLQVIDTVRSGRDREDAVMHHLLCGGLYKPRRRKDGVANAEATNGKPRDLGFQDTAAVILTVESEEEDEESDSSETEKEDDEGIIFVARATSEVLQEGKVSGNLEVCPSPRIIPPSPTCAEKELPWKSGQGDLAVYVSSETTKIVPVDMQTGWNQSISSLESLASPPCNQAPILTCLPPHPRGAEEPQAPLHLPSDPRPSFAFPPSLAKAGRSRSESSADFPQQQELQPLMGHKDHTHLSPGTTTSHWCIQFNRGSRL
- the SLC9A5 gene encoding sodium/hydrogen exchanger 5 isoform X1 → MLRAALSLLALPLAGAAEEPTQKPESPGEPPPGLELFRWQWHEVEAPYLVALWILVASLAKIVFHLSRKVTSLVPESCLLILLGLVLGGIVLAVAKKAEYQLEPGTFFLFLLPPIVLDSGYFMPSRLFFDNLGAILTYAVVGTLWNAFTTGAALWGLQQAGLVAPRVQAGLLDFLLFGSLISAVDPVAVLAVFEEVHVNETLFIIVFGESLLNDAVTVVLYKVCNSFVEMGSANVQATDYLKGVASLFVVSLGGAAVGLVFAFLLALTTRFTKRVRIIEPLLVFLLAYAAYLTAEMASLSAILAVTMCGLGCKKYVEANISHKSRTTVKYTMKTLASCAETVIFMLLGISAVDSSKWAWDSGLVLGTLIFILFFRALGVVLQTWVLNQFRLVPLDKIDQVVMSYGGLRGAVAFALVILLDRTKVPAKDYFVATTIVVVFFTVIVQGLTIKPLVKWLKVKRSEHHKPTLNQELHEHTFDHILAAVEDVVGHHGYHYWRDRWEQFDKKYLSQLLMRRSAYRIRDQIWDVYYRLNIRDAISFVDQGGHVLSSTGLTLPSMPSRNSVAETSVTNLLRESGSGACLDLQVIDTVRSGRDREDAVMHHLLCGGLYKPRRRYKASCSRHFISEDAQERQDKEIFQQNMKRRLESFKSTKHNICFTKSKPRPRKNGRRKKDGVANAEATNGKPRDLGFQDTAAVILTVESEEEDEESDSSETEKEDDEGIIFVARATSEVLQEGKVSGNLEVCPSPRIIPPSPTCAEKELPWKSGQGDLAVYVSSETTKIVPVDMQTGWNQSISSLESLASPPCNQAPILTCLPPHPRGAEEPQAPLHLPSDPRPSFAFPPSLAKAGRSRSESSADFPQQQELQPLMGHKDHTHLSPGTTTSHWCIQFNRGSRL